The following coding sequences lie in one Caloenas nicobarica isolate bCalNic1 chromosome 17, bCalNic1.hap1, whole genome shotgun sequence genomic window:
- the CHCHD2 gene encoding coiled-coil-helix-coiled-coil-helix domain-containing protein 2, whose product MPRGGRSRTSRVAPPASRAPPMRAASPAPAARAPVPAAAPPSAVAAPAPKQPGLMAQMATTAAGVAVGSAVGHTIGHALTGGFGGGSSSEPARPDITYQEPQAAQPAYQQQQQAQFAPCQYEMKQFLECAQNQTDLKLCEGFSEVLKQCRFANGLA is encoded by the exons ATGCCGAGGGGCGGCCGGAGCCGCACGTCCCGCGTGGCGCCCCCCGCCAG TCGGGCACCACCGATGAGAGCTGCATCGCCGGCACCTGCTGCTCGGGCGCCTGTCCCAGCGGCGGCACCACCTTCTGCCGTGGCTGCTCCTGCACCGAAGCAGCCTGGCCTGATGGCACAGATGGCGACAACCGCTGCCGGAGTCGCTGTAGGCTCTGCTGTAGGCCATACCATAGGTCATGCGCTTACAGGAGGATTTGGTGGAGGAAGCAGCTCTGAGCCTGCAAGGCCTGATATTACTTATCAG GAGCCCCAGGCAGCTCAGCCTGCctaccagcagcagcagcaggcacagtTTGCTCCTTGCCAGTATGAAATGAAACAATTCCTGGAGTGCGCGCAGAACCAGACTGACCTCAAGCTGTGCGAGGGCTTCAGTGAAGTACTGAAGCAGTGCAGGTTTGCTAATG GTTTAGCCTAA